DNA from Prionailurus bengalensis isolate Pbe53 chromosome X, Fcat_Pben_1.1_paternal_pri, whole genome shotgun sequence:
AGTTCCAGCCTCTTTGATTCTACTTCCTGGTACTCATCCTGCAACCAATTCCTCAATTTGTCCtcattaaacatttacttttcaCATCAAGAATGATAGCCAGAGGATCAGCGATTTTACTCGAAATTCCTGAGACTCACATACCACAGGATGATATGAAATGGGCActtgatgtatatgtatatggtaGACTGTGTTAGAGGAAAGGAAACCAGTTAaattcacttaatattttataatgagtAGTAaacatgccttttatttttttttcctctggaaagagacattaatatttattatatttcagttCAGCATTCCTCCCCATTGCTACACAGAGAAATACTATCCCATCTTACAAATATGTTGTTATTCACATCTCCTTCAATGGAAAgtgacaaacaaaaaaacattcaatCCTTGCTTGCAAAACATACAGAAACATGAAAGATCCACACAGAATTGTTTTCTAACAAAGTAAAAGAGTGCTCTAAACATGCCATCTTCAAACTCACTAGATAATGGCAAACTTATCTCCAAATGAACTCCCAGCAACATGGTACAGGATCTCCCACTTGTTTATCTGGTTGACAACACATATTTTCAAACTTCATACATATTGCTAAacttatatatatgaaatagtgtgccattttaatttccatttcattgattaCTGGGGAGACACATAAAGTCAAGGAAGAGTTACTAAGCATCTATATATGCCAGATACTATTTTAAGCATTTGACACACATCTGTggtaaaaaaggaaggaaaaccatACATTACAGAGCTTATATTCTGAAAGGCGGGGGGCAAACCTATTAACTAAGTAAATTATTATAGAGTATTTTAGGAGGGCATatgttatagaaaataaaaaaataatagaaagcagattaaaataatacatgtttattgcCCATGTGACCTCCCGTTTTGTGAAATGTCTATTAATATTTTTCACCAAGTGCTCCATGGactgtttcattctctctctgtctctctctgtctctctgtctctctgtctctctctctctctctatatatatatatatttgttgttgttgtttattcattttacttattaaaatttgtaCCCTTATTTTACCCCACGTTGCATAGCATGATTTGTAAATTGGAAAAAATCATGTctttatagaataaaattttcaaatttttcaatatttgtgaattttctggCTTTAAACAAACGTCTCCTCCCCATttccatggaaaaaaataaacagcttctgtTACATTTGattctaaaaaatgttataaatgatattttccaagtttaaatattaatgattttCCATTTGAAATTTGAATATAATGTTAATAAAGAGAATTAAATTTACTTATTGTCAAATGGAAAGCAGATTAATCCtgcaacatttgttgaataaaatgcCTTACATCACTCACCTGATATGTCATTGCTAttctctttcaagttttctagGTGAAAATCTATTCCTATGTCTCTATTCTGTTTCCCTGATGTATATGACCTACCTTTCTTCATCCTTGAAGTCCAAACAAACTACTCTCCAAAGATGCAAGAGTGTTCCTGTTAAAATATGAGGGAATCATGTCCTGCCTATACTGAAAATACTCAGTGGCTACACATCATATTCAGTGTAAAAACCAAATTCcatttggagtgcctgggtggctcaataagtTAAGCCTTcaacttgaactcaggtcatgatcttgcaattcctGACTTCAAGCTCCACCTtctgctctgtgcagacagttcagagcctggagcctgctttggattatgtgtctccctctctctgcctctcccctgctcacactgtcttttacaaaaataataattaaaaaaaattaacaacaacaacaacaaaaacaccaaattCCATTCTAGGACTTCcaaggctctaagctatcagcttCTGCCAGATCCCCATCATTTCTCTCAACTCACTTTCCTCATATTTTCTACCTTACTCTCTCAGCTCCAGCCACGCTGTTATCCTCGGTGTTCCTTGACTATGTCAGGCTTACTCCTGCCCTGCTGTCCCTCTTACCTGGAATGCTCCTTCCCCAGATAGCCACAGGACTGGTCCTGTCACTGCCTTCAGGTCCTTACTCAAAAGTAATGTTCTCAGTGAGCCCTTCCCTGGACTCTATCTATCCAATTTCAGCCTCACACCTGGAATTCCAATTCCCCAtcccttgctttatttttcctttcttcacacTTACCACTTTGACAATACTTTACATTTCACTTATTGTACCTTGACTACTGTCTGTCTCCCGCACTAAAATGAAAGCTCCACCAGGGTAagattgtttcatttattttgttcattaccATATCACCAGTACCTGAGCCTGAagactgcctggcacagaggctACCTAAAGTATTGGTGGGATGAAGATAaagcaaatgaattaaaaacaactggggggtgcctgggtggctgagttggctaagtgtccgacttcagcccaggtcatgatcctgcactttgtgggttcgagccccgtgctgggctctgtgctgacagatcagagcccagagcctacttcagattatgtgtgtgtctctctctctccccctcccctgcttgcactctgtctctctgtctcccaaaaataaataaacattaaaaaatgtaataaaaaagagcaaatggGGTGAGCTTACACCAAAAGTGGGGCTAGGCAGTTTCCTCTGGGTCTAGCCCCAAAGCTACAAATGCAAATGCCTTCAGGGGACAACTGGGAATTTTATTCCAGTGAGTGAATCAGGCCAGCTGGGGGTATGGCTAGTTTGAGAGAGCATTCAGAGTCTAAAATGGGCAAAGCCCTTCCTCAGACCCAGATGCTTGTATCCTTGTTGGAATGTGGAATGTTAATTCTcagtttattgttttgttttattttgttttgaggtgGGCCAGAAATATGGATTTTTGTAATGCAAAATCTCCCAAATGTCTAAgtaactaatttaaaaatggaaaacaccaGGATCGAAGAAAGCATGACCCCTGACTGAAATTGGCCCATGGGTGGCCTGCAGGTGTTTGCTAGACTAAATTGTGTGATGAAAGAAAACCAGTCCCTGCAAGGTGGGCTTGCCTTGTGTGATTCTTCAGGCAAACAGTTTCAGgtcatgttgggtgtaaagaatGAACTAGAATTACcactttttttcaaattctagaagctccctgccaccacctggccctcccccccaccccccaatgtaTGGAGTTAGGGAAGACTGAGCAGTGAGCTCACCTTAACTCTTTGTTTGAGGGCAGGGGCATATCTTAGTGAAGCGTAGGGTGGGGAAATCAGAAAGAAGGTTTTCAAGGAAACTTCCACAACATGACTGGAGAAAcacaagggggagaaaaagagaaggacacAGACCCATGTGCTAGAGCGCCATACCCCTGAGGGACTTTATTGGGGTCACTGCACCCTCTCCCCACCAACCACCGCCCCTCTATGTGGCATTATACAGTTGAAAGAGTTAGTTATACAAAGTCACAACTCCCGGCCCGACTGCCCCATGCCATCCATCTCACCTGGAAACAGAGCTGCACAAACTTCCATCACAGCTTCCCTGTGTGCTTGAGGTGGGCAAGGCTGGTCAGGAGGTACCTGTGAAGGGTCAGTAGCCACCAGCTTTGTCACGGTATAGCCTGAATAGGGACTCTAGAGGCAGCAGACCTCCATTCAGTGAAGCATTGGGTGGAACCACCTGTGGTTTCAGGCAGCTGCTGAGCTAGGCATGGACTGTCAAGTACTCCCCATGTCCTGAGATAAACATTAGGCTCAATCCTCTGATGCCCCTCCTCTCTAAGGAGGCAAGGCACAGTCCAGTAGGAGAAAGATCAGTGAGGGGACTCCTGTACCTGACTTCAGTaaggttctaatttttttttggataaaatgCTTTCCAAATGCAAGGAGGCACATCTCTTAAGTCCTGAGCACTCCGCTTACCTACGCCCCACAAGAATTGTTTATCCAGTGTAAGGGAAACGAACCAAGACCTCCGGGTCCAAGATTACTGCACCTGGTCCTCTGGGAAAAGTGAGGAGACTGCTTACAGCCCCCAGCTCATGGGGTGTCAGGTCAGTGTGTTTAAGCCGAGGGTTTGGGTTCTGCTCGGCAGGTGTGGCATGAGCTCCCTGAAATAAGAAAAGCCTTTTAGGTATAAAGTTGGCTCCTACTTAACTCAAGTCATCCCTGTCAAAATGCCATTCTAGGGAACTTCCAACCCATTTGGCTTCTTTGACAGCTGTTACATCTTTTCTGCACAGAGCCAGGGGAAGGCAATGTGGATACTGCCAGAAGTCCAACTTTTTCCTGGGCTTTCCCATGTCTCCTGGGCCCCATTCCCCACACCTCCTTTTCTGCATTCTCACTTCCTCTGTCAATctttctgcttggaattcttcctTCCTCAGTGTTCCTCCCCTTCTGACTCCTTACTCATGTGCAGACCCTCCGTTTGAGTACCCTCCAGATTCCTGCCAACTTTCTCTACCCCTGCCCCTTGCTCTGGACCTCTTCTAAGCTACTTTGAGACCCCCTCTACTCAAGGCATTCTGATTGTTTTCCTCTAAGCCCCAagatctcactctctctctgttattCTCTACTCCCTCCTAGTTGGGTGCCTCTCTCTCTTAGGCCatccctcctccagggagcctctTCCTAAGCAGtcacctccccttctccctccctctacagCCCATCTCTagttccttctcctcccccctctctagACCAGACCAGCTAAGTCCTATTCCATTTTTAGATGACTGATTATGATACTAGCTGAACTTTATTCACAGCCTGCATTTACAGCTGTCCCTTCCTTTCATGCCCCATCCACCAAACACACCCAATCTTTTCAACATGACAAAGTCCTTACACACAGCATGTCATGTCcacataaatttgtattttcaaaaaaaaaaaaaaaaaacaacagttatGCTGGCAAAGATGTTGAATTAACAGGGACCCTTAAGCTTTCAATACACTGAAAAGCAACATTGTTTTGCACGTCTACAAAGTATACATTTGTTCTCACAAATGTGGCAAAGTTTACCCTAACAGTTAGGACTTTTTCACCAAATCATAGACATAGATATGGAAATCATCATCAAACTTGATGAAATACACAGAGGGTTTGGCTTCCACTTGGTGAATGACCATGCCAATCCGTTTGGAGCCATCTTCTTTGGTATATTCCACATGTTTACCTATCAGGCCATCTACAactcctcctgtctccctctctgctggagGAGACTCACTGGACTCTGGCATGATACGGAGGTCTCCTTCTTTATAATCATCTAGAAGCTGGTACATGTACAAGACAGGATCTTTCTCATAGGTAATATAAAACCAGGCTTTCATGATAGGTGCTTGGGCTAAGACCATTCCCCTCCATTCATCCTTAGAACCATGCTCACCCTCAAACATATGTTCCACAGCTTTACCAATTATGGTGTTTGCAAGGTTGGCATCACCGACTTGAGATGATGCCACCCTATCGGAAagaattttaagagacaaaactcTTTCATCTCTGTGAAGTTCCAGTCCATAGACACAGTCAATTCCATCATATTTCACCAGATAAAGAGAGGGATTTATAGGCACCTGATCCAGAACGGTTCCTTTCCACTGGGTGATGGGCTCAtcaccttccttccatccatgTGAAATTCTGCAGCCCACGATGTTCCTGCGGGACTGGGATGAAGGTCTGCCTCTCTGCTtcttttgggaggtttttttctTCGTCATGTTTGTGGACCCAGTAGCCCGTCCCGGAGCTGCCCTGGTTTGTTGCCCTTCGGCCTCCTGTGTGTTGGGGGTCTTCATGCctgcagggggaggagagaagataaGAGAGAAACATTCAGTATGCCATAAGGTGAAGTTCTCCCAACAGCGACGTGTCTCTGTACCCTGCGTCAGAACCTAAATTTTCCCCCATGAGCCTGGTAGCAGTGCTGGAAATCCTGGCTGTGTGCCTGCAAGTGCTCTCCCTCCTAGGTTCCTTTAGACTGCGGGCAAGGGCGGCAGCGGCAGTGGTGCTGGCCAGGGTTAGGAACTCTGCAGGAGGGGGCGGGCTACCTCCTTGTTCAGAGCCTACTGCCTCCACCACCCGTCCCTGGCGCCCACTCTCAATGCCCTGCAAAGCGCCTATCTATTCCTTCACCGCCTTGATCCGCACGCACTCACTGTCCTCCCGCCCTGGATACCCCAGCCTGCTGCCCATACGCCCCTTGTCTACCCACAATCGCTTTCTGACATCCGGTACCCTCACTCCTCCAGGCTCACCTTCATTTCTTGCCTGGCTCCTAACGCCACCCCCTTTTCCTATTTCCCATCgcactcccctccccagcctcacccaGCTCCCGCCTCCACCCCCTATCTCCAGCAGGAGTccatcccatcccccctccccatcctggaGCCCACCAATGGCCCTGCCCTAGCTGGCGTCCGCCGCCCCGGGTCGCGGGCCTCACGTGCCCAAATCGGACACCTCGCTGCTGCCTCCGCGGTGAGCCTGTGTCGAAGGAGGATCAGCAGGCGACGAGCCGGGTGCTTGCACGGGCTGGGAGGGGTGGATCTGTAGGCGGGGAGCGCGTCTAGGAGGGCTGTGGGGTAGGCGAAGAGGATGGCGGCGGTATCCCCAGCTCTGAGCTTCGCGGGCCCTCCGCCTCCCGGTCGGCGGCGGCTGCCCCTCTGCCACATCGGGCTCCCACcagccgctgccgccgccgcagTCTCCTCCCTCTTGCCGTAGCGCAGCTTCCTGCCAGGAGAGAGGCCTCCCCTTCCTGCCAAACACTGCttgcccacccccttcccccagctcttAAGCCCACCACCTTGTGCCTGGAATTTGCTCTGGGTCTCAAGTTCCTGCCCGTTTCCGAAAGAAGGAGTAGGGGAGTCCTCaactttctgcccttcccccattgccccttgtctttcttcctcctctgagctGGACTATTTAGTTTTGTTCTTACCTCCAGTTTCACCCTCTCAGTCCCCCTGCCTCCTCTGACCTGCCCCATCTGGTATCTTCTTCCAGGAATTAGTCTTTTCTTAACCCTAGAGCCCTTATTGTAGTTAATCTTTATACaaaatatgcctttttaaataatttacaaggATTTGTGATGGGAAGAGAGAAGTGTGATAGTGCTCAGTCTGCCATCTTGACACAAtctctgtgtaattttttttctgactgctcTTTCCTGGACTTTACTTCTTAGaaagttttctccctttttcttttatttatttctttttttctattactgtATTGCAATTTTTTTGCACGATTTTAACACTGTGTACATTTCAGAAAAttgatatgaagaaaataatcaaatgcaGTTCATTCCAGCTCCCATTCACCAGGGCTCACAGAAAAATCTTAATAGTcatttttttggccatttttctgTGCTCTTACAAAACTGGGATAATTTCATATATGCAATTTCACGTCCTGCTCTTTCCATAAGGTGTAAACATTCTCTCAAGACATTAGATATTTTTGAAACCATTATTTCTCCTGTACATTCGACAAAGATTTATTGAGCCCTTATTACATGTCTAGTCATCATTCCATAAAACTCAGTTTTACAGTAACCACAAGTTAACTTTTCTCTCATTACTGTACATTTAGTCTAATGTTTCCACCATAACTAGTAATGTGATCTACTAATCAGAAAGGAGAGCTTTGGAAAACATAACTTTAGAAAACAATAATTAGGTAAATTGATCATTTTACAATTCAGTTAGGAAAGAACGGGTATTCTTTAAGGGATGCTGgaataattgtttaaatatttggggaaatttaCAGTAAATTTATTCCCatatcaatatttcattttacatcttaaatgaagcaaaataaaacattagaaaatgcaaatgaacaaTCCAAAGAGCAGTAAACAATATGAATGGTTAATAGTCAAGTGAACAGTTACTGAATCAGGTGATGTGCTGAATGTTAACAGAATaagctgaaaacaataaaataattcctaaaagggaaaataaaatggataaaaatcttGACTCAACAATGAAAGTATGAGAGAACATTAACATATTGTCACTGAGCATGAGAAAAGAGTTTCACATTTAGTGCTTATGCAAATTAGGATGCTATGTCATATATAACCCTTGGAATCTCTGTAACCAGCCTGTGAGCAAAACTAGCATTGTGAAGATAGCAAAGGGGGAATGGGAATACCCAGGGCCCTTTGATCATTTCATTTAGCTGCTAATCATACCCATTTCTGGAGTCCTACTTCGGGCTTGAAGTTATGAGATAGAAAACTCTTTTTGTAGTTAAAGCAATTTGAGTCTGTGCTTACTATTACTTGAAATTCAAGGTTATCTTAAATTGCAaagtatttgcttaataaatgtaTGTGTAATAGCAAGCTTGATGTAAGGTTAAGAATAACTAAAATTTGAAGAtagaagttaaattaaaaattaggaaattacTAACATCTAACTTAACTGTATTTGTTGAGcgatttttaatgaaatttatttaccTATGTAAATGATAATGTATACaatttacaaatgcaaattagaaatttatatacatatcagTATatcctgcttttaaaataatttgaaaactttttccaacaaaagcaaaacaattgaaaaaataatttttaacggTTATTTTTAGTAAACTCAACTTTTAACTTTAACTTGATGTTTTAACTAGCTGCTATTTATTAATATgtcactgacattttttttcctttgcatcaTTTGGCATAAATAATGAGTTGGATAACTACTGTAGaattaaatatatgttgtttTAATTCACAAAGCACAAAATACACACAAGGGCATGGAGGACAAAATGTAAAGATAGTCAAGGACAGCCAATAGGCACACATAGGCCACTTCTCATGATATGACTTCAGGAATAAGCAATGGATTGAAAGTGTTCCAATCAGAGCCACCTATTTGCTATGGTTTTTTAACACTGATCTtgtatacattttgtatattttccattAACTCAATATCAGTGTTGCTCATGGAATATCCAAGAAAACTCAATGAGAGTAAttctaaaaataagattttgtcATACAGTTGAGCTTTGGAGGATCACAAACCTTTGTAacaggtaagattttttttttcacctcccaCCACACCAGGGATCAATTTCCTCCCCCTTGGGGGCAATATTATCCTAGTTGAGAATGCATTATCTAGGGATTACAGGGTAAAACAAGAAGATTGGATTGGATATCAACTGTAATAGGAAGCCTTTGGAGAGTTTTAAGGAGGACAGtgatataatctcatttatatttttaaaagatcactggCTATTATAtgaagaactgaaagaaagacaaggagaCCTTAGCTCTCCATACACAATTTAATCAGGGGTAAGAActtcttttctataatttttaattactgagACGATGCCCTTTTCCCTCCATGCTGTCAAAGTATCAGGTCATGTGTTTACTGCTTTTTTCAGTTCTCTGTTCATTGTTGGACCCTGGGTATTTTCCTCACAATCTTTAAAGCTCAGCTATACATTGAAAAGATGATCTGTCATATTTTAGCtaacattttaaagtgattttaatgATAAGAGTATTCCTCTATCCACATTTTAGTCTCTTTTAAGCCAGTGGGTTAATTAGGCACTCCTGTGGACAACCAGTGGTGCAGTTCTCTCCCTTCATGATGGAGACAGGATGATTATAGTAGAGTCAGAGAAGTCATACCCATACTTTGTGAGGGCCCTCCTTCAATATCTGCTGTTAGTTCTTTAATTAGTTAGGCAATTCACAGTTTACCTCAGAAGCCTCTCAAATTGATCTTTAAAAGGACATTAAAGTCACACAGAAAATATTAATCCCCTAAACCATAACCCATTGAAAATTATGTTCAGTATGTTCTACAACATATTAACTGCACAAAGTAAAGAAAttatgggcaaaatgggtgaaatgtacaaacttccagttataaaataaataagtcatggggatgtaatatgCACCaaggtgactatagttaatgtaCTACATTGCATATTTAAAAGCTGCTaaaagaatagatcttaaaagttctcatcacaacaaaaaaaatttttgtaactatggtaatcatttcataatatatacaaatatcaaattattatgttgtatacctgaaattaatacaatGTATCAATAATGTACTTcaataagcattttttatttaaaaaaagagacatttcatTTTGATTCTTCTATCAATGATTATGTATAATAGTTGTCAAATAAGACCCTCATTTCCCTGGCTTCATATCTCCCAATGACTTCTTTAATTGGTGAGATTGCTAAGAGTTGGACAGGTGAGAATTGAGTTGTCTCTTGGATTTATCTCTTTTAGGCAGAAGATGCAATCCAgggatgggtggctcagtca
Protein-coding regions in this window:
- the LOC122477892 gene encoding spindlin-2 codes for the protein MKTPNTQEAEGQQTRAAPGRATGSTNMTKKKTSQKKQRGRPSSQSRRNIVGCRISHGWKEGDEPITQWKGTVLDQVPINPSLYLVKYDGIDCVYGLELHRDERVLSLKILSDRVASSQVGDANLANTIIGKAVEHMFEGEHGSKDEWRGMVLAQAPIMKAWFYITYEKDPVLYMYQLLDDYKEGDLRIMPESSESPPAERETGGVVDGLIGKHVEYTKEDGSKRIGMVIHQVEAKPSVYFIKFDDDFHIYVYDLVKKS